Proteins from one Ketobacter alkanivorans genomic window:
- a CDS encoding phospholipase A: MYRFQLWVGVVMWWMAAFALAEEVAATQTMEECMREQLITATPTMTKGEMEEHCRIQLGGVPEREYSAARERMAMEQRTEWNPFVITPHNANYILPYTYVDDPNQDQYNNLYPGDPIDNAEAKLQISLKVPLNEDDLLVYGDAIYFGFTLKAFWQVYNHDISAPFRETNYRPEIFYLMPITSNLDDADTALAFGLEHESNGRSQLLSRSWNRVFLNYYYARDNYLISFRPWYRIPEDEKDDPLEADGDDNPDIYKYMGYFELMGTWEQNDYEFSLMIRNNLNSPNYGAVQFDASFPLWGRLRGVVQYFNGYGESLIDYNHRNERLGIGILLTDML, from the coding sequence ATGTACAGATTCCAACTTTGGGTTGGTGTTGTTATGTGGTGGATGGCGGCGTTTGCGCTAGCAGAAGAGGTGGCGGCGACGCAAACCATGGAGGAGTGCATGCGGGAGCAGTTAATTACAGCAACACCGACGATGACCAAAGGGGAAATGGAAGAGCACTGTCGTATCCAGCTTGGAGGTGTGCCTGAGCGGGAGTATTCAGCGGCTCGTGAGCGTATGGCCATGGAGCAGCGTACGGAGTGGAATCCGTTTGTAATAACGCCTCATAACGCCAACTATATATTGCCCTATACCTATGTGGATGATCCTAACCAGGACCAGTACAACAACCTGTATCCGGGTGACCCCATTGACAACGCGGAAGCAAAGCTGCAAATCAGCTTGAAGGTTCCATTGAATGAAGATGATTTGTTGGTATACGGGGATGCAATTTACTTTGGTTTTACGTTGAAAGCATTCTGGCAGGTATACAATCACGATATATCAGCACCCTTTCGTGAAACGAATTATCGGCCCGAAATTTTTTATCTTATGCCAATAACCAGCAATCTTGATGATGCCGACACAGCGTTGGCGTTTGGGTTAGAGCATGAATCCAATGGGCGAAGCCAGTTGCTGAGCCGTAGCTGGAATCGGGTTTTTCTGAATTATTATTATGCGCGGGACAATTATCTCATCTCGTTCCGGCCGTGGTATCGAATTCCTGAAGACGAGAAAGATGATCCGCTAGAGGCAGATGGTGATGATAACCCAGATATCTACAAGTACATGGGGTACTTCGAGTTGATGGGAACCTGGGAGCAGAATGATTATGAGTTCTCATTGATGATACGAAATAATTTAAATTCACCAAACTATGGAGCAGTACAGTTTGATGCGAGCTTTCCGTTGTGGGGTAGGTTGCGGGGTGTGGTGCAATACTTTAATGGATACGGTGAAAGCTTGATTGACTACAATCATCGCAACGAACGGCTTGGCATCGGAATTTTGCTAACGGATATGTTGTAA
- a CDS encoding 7TM diverse intracellular signaling domain-containing protein, with protein sequence MDRRKLRARHTILLFLLLFCSNSKAIISLYDSSPVLDIGDKIEFLADPSGQLSFDQIRASKQFTPSQSARPSFGFSSSVYWVRFRIANLSSTKDWLLQVRYAPLDYIDFFSPSLDQPGAFNQYRGGDLVPPPSGRRKQTYTQFPLLPNDKVHTYYLRIKTQSSIILNLKVMTQDALQERSINEQYFQGAYFGVMSVMALYNFFVFLVIRDRSYLYYTGFIASTAVFQIALHGYAAVHFWPHSIWWNNVSNLFAACLSVGFCGKFAQNFIQLHKYHRPLNQALGILSLLCFLIGGLSLFINYQLIVMLISVIGFLVVTTSMLAAAYALKQGSRPAGFYLLAWLILLLLSLVHILVIVGILPTLPILENSVQIGGTLEAILLSMGLADRVNTLQKKALHISENANKMKDDFMSTITHELLTPVNGIKLSLELLKQNIDKPSDRQLLKTAENSSTHLMNLIESMFNFVELRRGNIKLIQEPVDLKWILTSIYDYFVSVNDNQSLHFHLNWDDSLPDFILTDERKITTMAVELIKNAYAFTQQGHISISARKVIGSQPKFQISIQDTGRGISKEKLKHLFEAFDQEDNSNLRQHNGLGIGLAVTRDILTLMGGFLDIQSEQDKGTTATITLPLTECNNTKPKLSPLRNQHQQSHHPKHKILVVEDNPVNSKLLCQVLQNAHYIAVAVGNGKEALEQLDNDPDFSAVLMDCQMPVMDGFQATRIIRRHHRHNNIPVIAITANISAEDRDHCLESGMSDVLTKPVRKDHIEAILLKWLS encoded by the coding sequence ATGGACAGGCGGAAGCTCCGTGCGAGGCACACCATCCTTCTGTTTTTGCTACTGTTTTGCAGCAACAGTAAGGCCATCATATCGCTCTACGACAGCTCACCTGTATTAGATATCGGTGATAAAATCGAGTTTTTGGCAGACCCATCTGGCCAACTGAGCTTCGATCAGATACGAGCATCCAAACAATTCACCCCCTCCCAGAGCGCGCGCCCATCATTTGGATTCAGCTCATCGGTTTATTGGGTACGATTTCGCATAGCCAACCTAAGCAGCACAAAAGACTGGCTGCTCCAAGTACGCTATGCCCCTCTGGATTACATTGACTTCTTTAGCCCTTCGCTGGATCAGCCCGGAGCCTTTAATCAGTATCGCGGTGGCGATTTAGTGCCTCCACCCAGTGGTAGGCGCAAGCAAACCTATACACAGTTCCCATTACTGCCCAACGACAAGGTACACACCTACTATCTGCGCATTAAAACCCAAAGCTCTATCATCCTTAATCTGAAAGTCATGACGCAGGATGCCCTGCAGGAACGTTCCATAAACGAGCAGTACTTCCAAGGTGCCTATTTTGGGGTTATGAGCGTCATGGCACTTTATAATTTCTTCGTGTTTCTGGTCATACGCGATCGGAGCTATCTTTACTACACCGGTTTTATTGCCAGTACCGCTGTTTTCCAGATTGCATTACATGGATATGCCGCCGTTCACTTCTGGCCTCACAGCATCTGGTGGAACAACGTCAGCAACCTCTTTGCCGCCTGCCTGTCCGTTGGGTTTTGTGGCAAATTTGCCCAAAATTTCATTCAACTTCACAAATATCATCGCCCCCTTAATCAGGCCTTAGGCATCCTTTCCCTGCTTTGCTTTTTGATTGGCGGCTTGAGTCTATTTATCAACTACCAGCTGATCGTGATGCTCATCTCCGTGATAGGCTTTCTCGTCGTCACCACCAGCATGCTGGCCGCCGCATACGCGCTGAAACAAGGCTCTCGCCCCGCTGGTTTTTACCTCCTGGCCTGGCTCATATTATTGCTGTTATCACTCGTTCATATACTGGTGATCGTCGGCATACTTCCCACCCTGCCAATTCTGGAAAATTCGGTTCAAATCGGGGGAACGCTGGAGGCAATACTGCTCTCTATGGGGCTTGCAGATCGCGTAAACACCCTGCAAAAAAAAGCACTGCACATCTCCGAAAATGCCAACAAAATGAAAGACGATTTCATGTCGACCATCACACATGAACTGCTAACACCGGTCAACGGTATCAAGCTGAGCCTTGAGCTGTTAAAGCAGAATATCGATAAGCCCTCCGACCGCCAGCTTCTAAAAACCGCTGAAAACTCCAGCACCCACCTTATGAACCTCATTGAATCCATGTTCAATTTTGTGGAGCTAAGGCGTGGCAACATCAAATTGATACAGGAGCCCGTAGATTTAAAATGGATACTGACCAGTATTTATGACTATTTCGTTTCGGTGAACGATAACCAGAGCCTGCACTTTCATCTGAACTGGGATGATAGCCTGCCCGACTTCATCCTGACAGACGAGAGAAAGATCACGACGATGGCGGTAGAACTGATAAAAAACGCGTACGCATTCACTCAACAAGGCCACATCAGTATTTCAGCCAGGAAAGTTATCGGTTCCCAGCCTAAATTCCAAATCAGCATACAAGACACTGGGCGAGGCATTAGCAAAGAAAAACTAAAACATCTGTTCGAAGCCTTCGATCAAGAAGACAATTCCAACCTGAGACAACATAACGGGCTAGGCATTGGGCTCGCCGTGACCCGCGATATCTTAACGCTGATGGGCGGATTTCTGGACATACAGTCAGAGCAAGACAAAGGCACCACAGCAACCATCACCTTGCCCCTGACTGAATGCAATAACACCAAACCCAAACTGAGCCCTTTACGCAACCAGCACCAACAGTCACATCACCCCAAGCACAAAATTCTGGTAGTAGAAGACAACCCGGTTAACTCGAAACTGCTGTGCCAAGTACTGCAAAACGCGCACTACATCGCGGTCGCCGTAGGCAATGGCAAAGAGGCGTTAGAACAACTGGATAATGACCCGGATTTCAGCGCAGTGTTGATGGATTGTCAGATGCCGGTTATGGATGGCTTTCAGGCAACGCGCATCATCCGCCGACATCATCGCCATAACAACATCCCGGTGATAGCGATTACTGCCAATATTTCCGCAGAAGATCGCGACCACTGCCTGGAAAGTGGAATGAGTGATGTCCTCACCAAGCCCGTTCGCAAAGACCACATAGAAGCCATACTACTCAAATGGCTAAGCTAA
- a CDS encoding SLC13 family permease: MGWEAWFTIGLLAAVLITLLRTDLAPHLVMMAALTVLSLSGILSANEALDGFSNPGLMTVAAMFVIAAGMQGSGAIHSIENKMLGHPKSLTTAILRLCAPTIMLSAFLNNTPVVATLIPTVRSWAAKIDIPASKLLIPLSYASILGGTMTLIGTSTNLIVSSQYAELTGDNSLGLFSISPVGVPVALCGLILLIWVVPRFLPAHKQRQAFAKLREFTLDVTVASAGPLEGKTISEAGLRNLKRVFLAEIERDGSLLAAVSPLEKLRGGDRLTFAGDTDALSDLLAIRGIVPSNHQDETPLESDRPERSLVEAVLSPHSAVLGLSIKDSQFRDRYGAVVLAVARNGERVSQNLGAITLRAGDTLLLEARPNFARQQRHNRDFLLVNDLERESVRHNKALLAWAILAAVVISVAIGFASILNAALVGAGAMIGLRCCSITQAHRSLDLTVLITIGASFALGAALHKTGAAELLAQLMISISAGNPLLLLITLYIVVSLLTEFITNNSTAILMLPIALQITTHMQLDPIPYMLTIMMAASASFATPLGYHTNLMVYGPGNYTFKDFLKVGLPMNLFIGLATTTVIALLYDL; the protein is encoded by the coding sequence ATGGGTTGGGAAGCGTGGTTCACTATCGGGCTGTTGGCCGCCGTCCTTATCACCCTGCTGCGCACCGATCTCGCTCCCCATTTGGTGATGATGGCCGCTTTGACCGTACTCAGTCTAAGCGGCATTCTCTCTGCCAATGAAGCGCTTGATGGCTTCAGCAACCCCGGCCTGATGACCGTTGCCGCCATGTTCGTCATCGCTGCCGGCATGCAGGGTTCCGGAGCCATCCACAGCATTGAGAACAAAATGCTGGGCCACCCCAAATCCCTTACTACCGCCATCCTGCGCTTGTGTGCTCCCACCATCATGCTGAGCGCCTTCCTGAACAACACGCCCGTGGTGGCCACACTGATTCCCACGGTGCGCAGCTGGGCGGCCAAAATCGACATCCCCGCGTCCAAATTATTGATACCCCTCAGCTACGCCTCGATCCTGGGCGGCACCATGACGCTGATTGGCACCAGCACCAACCTTATCGTCAGCAGCCAATACGCCGAACTCACCGGTGACAACTCCCTTGGCCTGTTTAGCATATCGCCGGTGGGCGTACCGGTTGCGCTGTGCGGCTTGATACTGTTGATTTGGGTTGTGCCGCGCTTTTTGCCTGCTCACAAACAACGGCAAGCCTTCGCCAAACTGCGCGAATTCACCCTCGATGTCACCGTAGCATCGGCAGGGCCATTAGAAGGCAAGACTATTTCAGAAGCCGGACTGCGCAACCTGAAACGGGTGTTTCTGGCAGAAATAGAACGGGACGGCAGCCTGCTTGCGGCAGTTTCGCCATTGGAAAAGCTAAGAGGCGGGGATCGCCTCACCTTTGCCGGTGACACCGATGCCCTGTCAGACCTGCTGGCCATTCGCGGCATCGTGCCTTCCAATCACCAGGACGAAACCCCTCTGGAATCCGATCGCCCGGAACGCTCTCTGGTGGAAGCGGTGCTATCGCCCCATTCTGCCGTGCTGGGTCTCAGCATCAAAGACAGCCAGTTCCGCGACCGCTACGGTGCCGTGGTGCTGGCAGTGGCCCGCAACGGCGAACGGGTGTCACAAAACCTGGGGGCCATCACACTGCGAGCAGGTGACACGCTGCTGCTGGAAGCACGCCCCAACTTTGCCCGCCAACAGCGTCACAACCGTGACTTCCTGCTGGTCAATGATTTAGAGCGGGAATCCGTACGCCACAACAAAGCACTGCTGGCTTGGGCAATACTGGCTGCGGTCGTGATCAGCGTCGCAATTGGGTTTGCCTCCATTCTGAACGCTGCATTGGTTGGAGCCGGTGCCATGATCGGGCTGCGCTGCTGCTCCATCACCCAGGCGCACCGCAGCCTGGATCTTACCGTATTGATCACCATTGGTGCCTCCTTTGCGCTGGGTGCAGCCCTACACAAAACCGGTGCAGCAGAGCTGCTGGCCCAATTGATGATCTCCATTAGCGCGGGTAACCCGCTGCTACTGCTCATTACGCTGTATATTGTGGTTTCGTTACTCACGGAGTTCATTACCAACAACAGTACCGCCATACTGATGCTGCCAATTGCCCTGCAGATCACCACGCACATGCAACTGGATCCAATACCCTACATGCTGACGATCATGATGGCGGCATCGGCCAGTTTCGCCACGCCGTTGGGTTATCACACCAACCTGATGGTGTATGGCCCCGGCAACTATACCTTCAAGGATTTTCTTAAGGTGGGCCTGCCCATGAACCTGTTCATTGGGCTGGCCACCACTACGGTGATTGCACTGCTGTACGATCTGTAA
- the mrtJ gene encoding JDVT-CTERM system glutamic-type intramembrane protease MrtJ has protein sequence MNYNNKLLWAAILVAPAITLTFWLLAGTPYELPLPTKTRTLLLVILLVPLCEEIVFRGLLQNELASYERLRQTVLGLSWDNLITSTLFTLVHVLYFSSAWVVLIQIPALITGFFYSRHRRLIYPILLHAWYNTNGLVAYSLL, from the coding sequence ATGAATTACAATAATAAACTACTTTGGGCAGCCATACTGGTCGCCCCGGCCATTACCCTGACGTTCTGGCTGTTGGCAGGTACGCCTTACGAGCTCCCCCTGCCAACCAAAACCAGAACTCTTTTATTGGTCATATTACTCGTACCTCTGTGTGAGGAAATCGTATTTCGTGGATTATTGCAGAATGAACTAGCGAGCTATGAGCGATTACGACAAACCGTGCTGGGATTATCCTGGGACAACCTCATCACCAGCACATTGTTCACACTGGTTCATGTTCTTTATTTCTCCAGTGCTTGGGTGGTTCTAATTCAGATCCCGGCCCTGATCACAGGATTCTTCTACAGCCGCCATCGGCGATTGATATACCCTATTCTGCTTCACGCCTGGTATAACACCAACGGCTTGGTGGCCTACAGCCTACTCTAA
- a CDS encoding phospholipase D family protein has translation MRVGVVRSFTRVIFMVLGLAACQSLPDRAQVGSSYKQKDVSDTDLAGQMAPLVKPHAGKSGAYPLSSGLDALVARLALVNSAQKTLDLQYYIWHSDKAGRMLAWSLLEAADRGVRVRLLLDDMGSPLGDESLLLMDGHPNIEIRLFNPLSDREWRIWSMMTEFGRVNRRMHNKSLTADNTVSIVGGRNIGNEYFEANSDVVFADLDLAVIGPVVEQVSDGFDLYWNHETSYPVSLLSSHQFTEAEMIQARQDGALYIEAAKQSEYAGRLLSADLVKTLGVQEWFWGEASVLYDHPSKALADEPADDLLLSTQLSQVFGDLSQELLLVSPYFVPGKDGVQFLQGLVDKGIQVTIVTNSLAATDVGAVHSGYAKYRKDLLKSGVVIYEMRPDPNKKSESAEHDKSAFIGSSAQASLHAKAFFLDRRTTFVGSMNLDPRSLLINTEIGVILHSSEFTDSAHKQILLSAKDKAYKLSLDQEGDIIWTAWQGGAAIQYDSEPMVSAWRRFAVWCIGLFPIESQL, from the coding sequence ATGCGTGTCGGAGTTGTTCGATCCTTTACAAGGGTGATATTTATGGTTTTGGGGCTGGCAGCATGTCAAAGCCTTCCTGATCGGGCGCAGGTTGGTTCGAGCTACAAGCAGAAGGACGTAAGCGATACCGACTTGGCAGGCCAGATGGCCCCGTTGGTTAAGCCGCACGCAGGCAAGAGCGGGGCCTATCCCCTGTCTTCAGGGTTGGACGCCTTGGTTGCCCGGTTAGCCCTGGTGAATTCGGCGCAGAAAACCCTCGATCTTCAGTACTATATTTGGCATAGCGATAAGGCGGGCAGAATGCTGGCCTGGTCGTTGTTGGAAGCGGCTGATCGAGGCGTTCGGGTGCGGCTCTTGCTGGACGATATGGGGTCTCCGCTAGGGGATGAATCTTTATTGTTAATGGATGGGCACCCCAATATTGAAATCAGGTTGTTTAACCCCCTGTCTGATCGCGAGTGGCGAATATGGTCGATGATGACCGAGTTCGGTCGGGTTAATCGCCGCATGCACAATAAGTCGCTCACTGCAGATAACACGGTTTCGATTGTTGGCGGGCGTAATATTGGCAATGAGTATTTCGAAGCCAATAGTGATGTGGTATTTGCTGATCTGGATTTGGCCGTAATCGGCCCGGTCGTAGAGCAGGTGTCTGATGGGTTTGACCTGTATTGGAATCATGAAACCAGCTATCCCGTGAGTTTGCTTTCTTCTCATCAATTTACTGAAGCGGAAATGATACAGGCACGTCAGGATGGGGCTTTGTATATCGAGGCTGCAAAGCAGTCGGAATATGCTGGGCGCTTGCTCAGTGCGGATCTGGTAAAAACCCTTGGGGTTCAGGAGTGGTTCTGGGGCGAAGCCAGCGTGCTTTACGATCATCCATCCAAGGCGCTGGCAGATGAGCCTGCAGACGACTTGCTTCTGAGTACGCAGTTATCCCAGGTGTTTGGCGATTTGTCCCAAGAGTTACTGTTGGTTTCGCCCTATTTTGTGCCAGGTAAGGATGGAGTTCAGTTTCTTCAGGGCCTTGTCGACAAAGGGATACAGGTAACCATCGTTACCAATTCATTGGCCGCTACGGATGTTGGTGCGGTACACAGCGGTTATGCGAAATATCGCAAGGATCTGCTTAAATCGGGTGTGGTGATATATGAGATGCGGCCTGACCCTAACAAAAAGTCCGAGTCTGCAGAGCATGATAAATCGGCGTTTATTGGCAGTTCAGCCCAGGCAAGTTTGCATGCCAAGGCCTTTTTTCTGGATCGACGTACCACGTTTGTGGGGTCGATGAACCTGGATCCCAGATCATTGCTGATTAATACCGAAATTGGGGTGATTTTACACAGTTCTGAATTCACCGATTCGGCTCATAAGCAGATCCTGCTTTCGGCAAAGGATAAAGCCTATAAGCTGTCACTGGATCAAGAGGGCGACATTATATGGACCGCATGGCAGGGTGGTGCCGCTATTCAATATGATTCTGAGCCAATGGTGTCGGCGTGGCGCAGGTTTGCCGTGTGGTGTATTGGGCTGTTTCCAATCGAGTCGCAGTTGTAA
- a CDS encoding DUF4136 domain-containing protein: MPMLKLTLLIAALALSACSTSFRVSTDYDEQFSFNNKTSYALITPEAIQTTRNDLLKGRIENALQKQLALKGFTQVDKASADIWISYFATTEKQQDIRTYQRYNSFYGYARCYRCYYPAPVASTEVQVVDYTEASLIIDFIDPASNTLKWRGSTSSKVTTASADSMTVAERTEKIDRAVSAILQQYPPGNPSP; the protein is encoded by the coding sequence ATGCCCATGTTAAAACTGACATTATTGATTGCCGCATTAGCTCTGAGCGCGTGCAGCACCAGCTTCAGGGTCAGCACGGATTACGACGAGCAATTCAGTTTTAATAACAAAACCAGCTATGCCTTAATTACACCGGAAGCCATACAAACCACTCGCAACGACCTGTTAAAGGGCCGCATTGAGAACGCACTACAAAAACAACTGGCACTGAAAGGCTTCACGCAAGTAGACAAAGCCAGCGCAGACATCTGGATCAGTTACTTCGCCACTACCGAGAAGCAACAAGACATTCGTACCTACCAACGCTATAACAGCTTTTACGGCTACGCACGTTGCTATCGCTGCTATTATCCGGCCCCCGTGGCCAGCACAGAGGTGCAGGTTGTGGACTACACCGAAGCCAGCCTGATCATCGATTTTATTGATCCAGCCAGCAACACACTTAAATGGCGCGGATCTACCAGCAGCAAAGTCACCACCGCTTCGGCAGATAGCATGACCGTGGCCGAGCGCACTGAAAAGATCGATCGCGCCGTTTCTGCAATTCTACAGCAATACCCACCGGGTAACCCTTCACCCTGA
- a CDS encoding serine hydrolase domain-containing protein — translation MKNPLKTAVVLLILPLTACDLLDDLPIGKGYSAKHLCSFIFTSGLDESLVRDTFIAPKVQPLPWIWDIRIDHSDYSVNVRDVIFGDGKGSATAIYREGKGCTLLIDQNLNDVDGIPFQSITPPELSDSEPWPYGAAGALSNVSDINYSQLQNAIDNAFIEPEDETVLTTAVLVAYDGQMIAERYDLGANEHTRLPGWSMTKSITGTLAGILVSEGKIKLDDPAPIPDWHGTDKHHITLRHLLHMSSGLEVNEDYSGFSDVTQMLYKESNQYAYAINQPVVTPPYTEFKYSTAETNRLAAAIQALTGNTQQDVYAFYEKHFFHAIDITSALIEFDATGHFVGGAYGYMTARDWARIGQLYLQKGKWKHKQILTEDWVKFATTPSPVADDYGAQLWLNTNGNRWKNVPSDAYALVGHQGQRVVIVPSLKLVVVRTGVTEDRDLQNRVMSELLDGIIAALPESLDSD, via the coding sequence ATGAAAAATCCATTGAAAACCGCCGTAGTGCTATTGATCCTGCCACTGACTGCATGCGACCTGCTGGATGACTTGCCCATAGGCAAGGGCTACTCCGCCAAACACTTATGCTCCTTTATATTCACCAGCGGCCTGGATGAAAGCCTGGTAAGGGATACCTTTATTGCCCCTAAAGTGCAGCCCTTGCCCTGGATATGGGATATTCGTATAGATCATAGTGATTATTCGGTGAACGTAAGAGACGTTATTTTCGGTGATGGCAAAGGCAGCGCCACAGCCATATATCGAGAGGGCAAAGGCTGCACCCTGCTGATAGATCAAAATTTGAACGACGTAGACGGAATCCCCTTTCAATCCATCACGCCGCCTGAGCTGAGTGACTCTGAACCATGGCCCTATGGTGCAGCAGGGGCGCTCAGCAACGTCAGTGATATCAATTACAGCCAACTTCAAAACGCAATCGACAATGCCTTTATAGAACCGGAAGACGAGACCGTCCTGACCACCGCTGTCTTGGTGGCCTACGATGGTCAAATGATTGCAGAGCGTTATGACTTAGGGGCCAATGAACATACCCGACTGCCTGGCTGGTCCATGACCAAATCCATCACCGGCACGCTCGCAGGCATACTGGTCAGTGAAGGCAAGATAAAACTGGACGACCCAGCCCCCATACCTGACTGGCATGGCACCGACAAGCATCACATCACTCTACGCCATCTGCTGCATATGTCATCGGGACTGGAAGTGAATGAAGATTACAGCGGTTTCTCTGACGTTACCCAAATGCTGTATAAAGAAAGCAATCAGTACGCCTACGCCATCAACCAACCCGTCGTAACACCGCCCTATACCGAGTTTAAATATTCCACTGCTGAAACCAACCGCCTGGCAGCCGCGATTCAGGCACTGACCGGCAACACCCAACAGGATGTTTATGCTTTCTACGAAAAGCATTTTTTCCACGCCATTGATATTACCAGCGCACTGATTGAATTTGACGCAACGGGCCACTTTGTAGGTGGCGCCTACGGCTACATGACAGCGCGAGACTGGGCCCGTATCGGCCAGCTGTATTTACAGAAGGGCAAATGGAAGCACAAACAAATTCTTACCGAAGATTGGGTGAAGTTTGCTACCACACCCTCCCCCGTGGCAGATGACTACGGCGCCCAGCTTTGGCTCAACACTAATGGCAATCGCTGGAAGAATGTGCCCAGTGATGCCTACGCTCTCGTCGGCCACCAGGGCCAGCGGGTTGTTATTGTTCCTTCGCTGAAACTGGTAGTGGTGCGCACCGGCGTAACCGAAGACCGCGACCTGCAAAACCGGGTAATGTCGGAGCTGTTGGATGGAATCATTGCCGCTCTGCCCGAATCACTGGATTCCGACTGA
- a CDS encoding SGNH/GDSL hydrolase family protein, with amino-acid sequence MYKSISAGVFCLLSFSATEAFADTTFLRCFYKASTDTTNTDFDYEWGLKSSSSFFPTTIKGQWWNNAIMNDPANMFYTDLPQSTLKTYCQNAFTKKGVTQPLMWMAAGSTSASLNYTIWSNDLSASQPNGISKLIVFGDSASDNQNLYSGTQQLMPYHGSWFLGHFTNGRVWNEYLADNLNIPNYNWAVAGAAADDYLVIPGLEGQVDSYLGYMQSAPNYQPEKSLFTMFIGGNDLVNYERSVASILANERAALIKLIDSGARNILVLNLPAFDRAPVFVDSNSERDDADTIRSQILELNSGLVALVSELKTQYAAQNINVNLHLYDVKSQVDAMLNNPAAYGKSNVTESCLELNNQSSANYLMDHARRPHCTDADSFVFWDRLHPTTHAHKIIGEGLSGQGGVAAFVRAHYPL; translated from the coding sequence ATGTATAAGTCAATCAGTGCAGGGGTGTTTTGCCTGCTTTCTTTCAGCGCTACGGAAGCGTTTGCCGACACGACGTTCTTACGATGTTTTTACAAGGCCAGTACGGATACCACGAATACGGATTTTGATTACGAATGGGGATTGAAGTCCTCCAGCAGTTTTTTTCCTACAACTATAAAGGGGCAATGGTGGAACAATGCGATCATGAATGATCCTGCGAATATGTTTTACACTGATTTGCCTCAGTCTACGTTGAAAACATACTGCCAGAACGCATTCACTAAAAAAGGTGTAACTCAGCCATTGATGTGGATGGCCGCTGGTTCGACCTCTGCCAGTTTGAACTACACCATTTGGAGCAATGACCTCAGTGCATCGCAACCCAATGGGATCAGCAAGTTGATCGTATTCGGTGATAGCGCTTCAGATAATCAAAATCTTTACAGCGGTACCCAACAGCTGATGCCTTACCATGGTTCGTGGTTTTTGGGGCATTTTACCAATGGTAGGGTGTGGAACGAGTATCTTGCCGATAATTTGAATATACCCAACTACAATTGGGCGGTAGCCGGTGCCGCTGCAGATGATTATTTGGTGATTCCGGGGCTGGAAGGTCAAGTGGATTCGTATTTGGGATACATGCAAAGCGCACCTAACTACCAACCTGAAAAGTCGCTGTTTACCATGTTCATTGGTGGTAACGATTTGGTGAACTATGAGCGCAGCGTGGCATCTATACTGGCCAATGAACGGGCTGCTTTGATTAAGTTGATTGACTCCGGCGCAAGAAACATACTGGTACTGAACTTGCCGGCATTTGATCGCGCGCCTGTATTTGTTGATTCCAATTCCGAGCGCGATGATGCAGACACGATCCGATCGCAGATTTTAGAGCTTAACAGCGGGTTGGTAGCTTTGGTCAGTGAGTTGAAGACTCAGTATGCAGCGCAGAATATCAACGTGAATTTGCATCTATACGATGTAAAATCCCAGGTAGATGCGATGCTGAATAACCCTGCTGCTTATGGAAAAAGCAATGTTACGGAATCCTGTTTGGAGTTGAATAATCAGTCGTCAGCTAATTATCTGATGGATCACGCCCGCAGGCCCCACTGTACCGATGCAGACAGCTTTGTGTTTTGGGATCGCCTGCATCCCACCACGCACGCTCATAAAATTATTGGTGAAGGTTTGAGTGGGCAAGGAGGCGTTGCTGCCTTTGTGCGCGCGCACTATCCGCTTTAA
- a CDS encoding Hcp family type VI secretion system effector has translation MAIYMNFNNKKIKGNVTAAGYEDWIELDSFNLGTGRGISMEVGNMANREATRPSLSEVSVGKMMDNASGGLFKESLTGVEGVVVQIHIVQTGAKQVEKFAAYELTDVLISSYSVSGSGGSAPHESLSLSYSKIVADLQGADKTNKNGQNMKVGYDLTTGKPQ, from the coding sequence ATGGCTATTTACATGAACTTCAACAACAAAAAGATCAAAGGCAACGTAACCGCAGCCGGTTATGAAGACTGGATCGAACTGGATTCTTTCAACCTGGGTACCGGCCGCGGTATCAGCATGGAAGTGGGCAACATGGCCAACCGCGAAGCCACCCGCCCTTCTCTCAGCGAAGTATCCGTTGGCAAAATGATGGACAACGCTTCTGGCGGCCTGTTTAAAGAGTCACTCACCGGCGTTGAAGGCGTTGTGGTTCAAATTCACATCGTGCAGACCGGTGCCAAGCAAGTAGAAAAGTTCGCCGCCTATGAATTAACAGACGTACTGATCAGCTCGTACAGCGTCAGCGGCAGTGGCGGCAGCGCCCCTCACGAAAGCCTGAGCCTCAGCTACTCCAAAATCGTAGCGGATCTGCAAGGCGCAGACAAAACCAACAAAAATGGCCAGAACATGAAAGTGGGTTATGACCTGACTACCGGCAAACCTCAGTAA